In a single window of the Streptomyces sp. NBC_00285 genome:
- a CDS encoding helix-turn-helix domain-containing protein: MLALSPADQLLYTPAEAATVLRFGRSTVYELMAEGALKYVKRGRSRRIRRSDLEAFVNALEPQPS, from the coding sequence GTGCTCGCCCTCTCGCCCGCCGACCAGTTGCTCTACACCCCCGCGGAAGCTGCCACAGTCCTCCGCTTCGGCCGCTCGACCGTCTACGAGCTGATGGCCGAAGGCGCCCTGAAGTACGTCAAGCGAGGCCGCTCCCGCCGCATCCGCCGAAGCGACCTTGAGGCATTCGTGAACGCCCTGGAACCCCAGCCCAGCTAA
- a CDS encoding ATP-binding protein, with amino-acid sequence MSEDDKTPGREVIADYAQAHFRYFRTADGTVYAQKKGHPVARPIRSQGTTGSHRQELMVGLYRDGRGAFNGSALKEALDLIEALALTEDVQPVHIRVAPGFDGATWLDLGRDDGQSVRIHPTGWDITVPDPHEVCWRRTQLTGELPLPVKDTNGKGIDLLMRLCNFANAETECLAIAWLIGCLGPSVPVPAPFLTGPQGAGKSTGGRMLTRIIEGMSGDLRRAPKDEESLIAAVAAGWVTALDNLSHVTPDLSDAMCCIVTGAESVKRALFTDGDVFRVGYRRPLLLTGIDVGVIRPDLADRLLPLRLERPRIRRTEAELWTDYAEVLPVVLGSLLDLTVKVRAAQAETPTDLRMADFAHLCAQFDAATGLGALAAYRASLDDLNDDVIEGDLLAQTILKHAETIEPGGAQRMTSTEWLSCLSRLYSGDDSRPLPKGWPTTGKVLSDRLKRLQPTLAARRVLVDSGRTSAGRYLEMTHTLPAAPHEQARAF; translated from the coding sequence ATGTCTGAGGACGACAAGACTCCCGGCCGCGAGGTCATCGCGGACTACGCGCAAGCGCACTTCCGCTACTTCCGCACCGCCGACGGGACCGTGTACGCACAGAAGAAGGGCCATCCCGTGGCCCGCCCGATCCGCTCCCAGGGCACGACAGGCAGCCACCGCCAGGAACTCATGGTCGGCCTCTACCGCGACGGACGCGGCGCGTTCAACGGGTCCGCGCTCAAAGAGGCGTTGGACCTGATCGAAGCACTCGCCCTGACCGAGGACGTCCAGCCGGTCCACATCCGCGTCGCCCCCGGCTTCGACGGCGCGACCTGGCTGGACCTAGGGCGCGACGACGGGCAGTCCGTCCGAATCCACCCCACCGGGTGGGACATCACCGTTCCCGACCCGCATGAGGTGTGCTGGCGGCGCACCCAGCTCACCGGGGAACTCCCCCTGCCCGTCAAGGACACGAACGGCAAGGGCATCGACCTGCTGATGCGGCTGTGCAACTTCGCCAACGCCGAGACCGAGTGCCTGGCCATCGCCTGGCTGATCGGCTGCCTCGGCCCATCCGTGCCCGTCCCCGCACCGTTCCTCACCGGACCGCAGGGAGCAGGCAAGTCGACCGGAGGCCGCATGCTCACCCGGATCATCGAGGGCATGAGCGGTGACCTGCGCAGGGCCCCGAAGGACGAGGAAAGCCTGATCGCAGCGGTTGCCGCGGGATGGGTCACCGCCCTGGACAACCTCTCCCACGTGACACCCGACCTGTCCGACGCCATGTGCTGCATCGTCACCGGCGCCGAAAGCGTCAAGCGCGCCCTGTTCACCGACGGGGACGTCTTCCGCGTCGGCTACCGCCGCCCCCTGCTCCTGACCGGGATCGACGTCGGAGTCATCCGCCCCGACCTCGCGGACCGGCTCCTGCCCCTGCGCCTGGAACGCCCCCGCATCCGGCGCACCGAGGCCGAACTGTGGACGGACTACGCGGAAGTCCTCCCCGTCGTCCTCGGCTCCCTCCTCGACCTCACCGTCAAGGTCCGCGCGGCCCAGGCGGAGACCCCCACCGATCTGCGGATGGCAGACTTCGCCCACCTCTGCGCCCAGTTCGACGCGGCAACCGGCCTCGGAGCTCTGGCCGCGTACCGGGCCAGCCTGGACGACCTGAACGACGACGTCATCGAGGGCGACCTCCTCGCACAAACAATCCTCAAGCACGCCGAGACCATCGAACCCGGCGGCGCGCAGCGGATGACGTCAACCGAGTGGCTGTCCTGCCTCAGCCGCCTCTACAGCGGCGACGACTCCCGCCCCCTGCCCAAGGGATGGCCGACCACCGGCAAAGTCCTCTCCGACCGCCTCAAGCGCCTCCAACCCACCCTCGCCGCCCGGCGCGTCCTCGTCGACTCAGGCCGCACCAGCGCGGGCCGCTACCTCGAAATGACCCACACACTCCCCGCGGCCCCGCACGAGCAGGCACGGGCGTTCTGA
- a CDS encoding DNA primase, with protein sequence MTQPTDIRREHLSTALALAASGVPPLPLRAGKVPFGNCPTCAKNACGGRPNMKTPGPCTCPQPCHGWAAATTDPHILNSPTWRRAWQEAAGVAYHPGGAGLTIVDLDNADSITWARATLPATRTVPTTRGEHWLYQGAMQSANAVRPGVDIKSLMSYARWLGPGTGALTGLPDVVHALIVKEPAPARPMAVTMPAPSAGGQCPHRTPTYLDRGITMAEQRITSAREAVHATVYRTFLAVLSTHGRCGCLTDTHTARLFTAAQAKGETPRHCMDAWTNALTTLGL encoded by the coding sequence ATGACCCAACCCACCGACATTCGGCGAGAGCACCTGTCTACCGCTCTCGCCTTGGCAGCCTCGGGCGTGCCGCCGCTGCCACTGCGGGCGGGGAAGGTGCCGTTCGGCAACTGCCCGACCTGCGCCAAGAACGCCTGTGGTGGCCGGCCGAACATGAAGACTCCCGGCCCCTGCACCTGCCCGCAACCATGCCACGGCTGGGCCGCCGCCACCACCGACCCGCACATCCTCAACTCCCCCACGTGGCGGCGGGCATGGCAGGAGGCGGCGGGCGTGGCCTATCACCCCGGGGGCGCGGGCCTGACCATCGTGGACCTCGACAACGCGGACTCCATCACGTGGGCCCGTGCCACCCTGCCCGCCACACGGACCGTACCGACAACGCGCGGCGAACACTGGCTCTACCAGGGCGCCATGCAATCCGCCAACGCGGTCCGACCCGGCGTGGACATCAAATCGCTCATGTCCTACGCCCGTTGGCTCGGACCCGGCACCGGAGCCCTCACGGGCCTACCAGACGTCGTACACGCGCTGATCGTGAAGGAGCCCGCCCCGGCCCGGCCCATGGCCGTCACCATGCCCGCACCCAGCGCGGGCGGACAGTGCCCCCACCGCACGCCGACCTATCTCGACCGTGGCATCACGATGGCCGAACAGCGCATCACCAGCGCCCGTGAGGCGGTGCACGCCACCGTCTACCGGACGTTCCTCGCCGTGCTCTCCACCCACGGCCGGTGCGGCTGCCTCACCGACACGCACACCGCCCGGCTGTTCACCGCCGCGCAGGCCAAGGGCGAAACGCCCCGGCACTGCATGGACGCGTGGACCAACGCCCTCACCACGTTGGGACTGTGA
- a CDS encoding type IV secretory system conjugative DNA transfer family protein has protein sequence MDWKQAWSTTTNTTTTALDSLAPVCAPFAARWDLEAERRDKLRTPEHLKSLMAAQKEHNAARSTHATAKSQQHAARAASNNPFTVGRRAARVAAKAALSHERDTRAKLKTARVNYPTTLKARAIQAHSMHAVPTSIASALMSTAQLTVWPATTSAVLIGANVAALALGRRKLRVPVDESVSVEERQLMERLDPPYWVEHAPDRGLSGTVTTPPAMEPGGIRCEIRLDGTWTVKTLADKADSIRALLGARTALRIRITSASRGGWAVLSLATRSAAAGVSSLWIPERIPSDPLAMSLGLDTETGDEVLIPFDERLLVSGASGTGKSWSFRPLMATAHLRGDLLLIDGKGEEANIWEPVCRVAVERDDITDAVDQAHAEMTRRKTGMKARGISVWDGPQLTVVVDEGQVILALITKDKDRLQRLIELSSLGRSRGVVLWWATQYPLTDGGAPGVHKLIAPNLLTRFSLRVAGTTQAQVALDDCAHYAPHQIPDGREYRGHGYLKGYGPRMLRTWTLDDAGVRALPKSIWSPAQATGGQVPRPPLHLVKNTPAATGAATNRDKVLAAVHSGARTAKDVADTTGLNKGTVSREIKTLTESGALHRTPDGRLLPSRQAA, from the coding sequence GTGGACTGGAAGCAAGCATGGTCGACCACCACCAACACCACCACTACGGCTCTCGATTCACTCGCCCCGGTGTGCGCTCCGTTCGCGGCCCGCTGGGACCTGGAAGCCGAGCGGCGCGACAAGCTGCGTACCCCCGAGCACTTGAAGTCGCTGATGGCCGCGCAGAAGGAACACAACGCCGCGCGCTCCACACACGCCACGGCCAAGTCGCAGCAACACGCCGCCCGCGCCGCGTCCAACAACCCGTTCACGGTCGGCCGCCGCGCCGCCCGCGTCGCGGCCAAGGCAGCCCTGAGCCACGAGCGCGACACCCGCGCCAAACTCAAGACCGCGCGCGTGAACTACCCCACCACCCTCAAGGCCCGCGCCATCCAGGCGCACTCGATGCACGCCGTGCCCACCTCGATCGCGTCCGCGCTCATGTCCACCGCGCAACTCACCGTCTGGCCGGCCACCACGTCGGCCGTGCTGATCGGGGCGAACGTCGCCGCGCTCGCGCTCGGCCGGCGCAAGCTTCGGGTGCCGGTGGATGAGTCGGTCTCGGTGGAAGAGCGTCAGCTCATGGAACGCCTCGACCCTCCGTACTGGGTCGAGCACGCCCCGGATCGTGGTCTGTCGGGCACGGTCACCACGCCTCCCGCGATGGAGCCGGGCGGCATCCGCTGTGAGATCCGGCTGGACGGCACGTGGACGGTCAAGACACTCGCGGACAAGGCCGACTCCATCCGTGCGCTGCTCGGTGCCCGCACCGCGCTGCGCATACGGATCACCTCCGCCTCACGCGGCGGCTGGGCCGTTCTGAGCCTGGCGACCCGTTCGGCAGCCGCGGGGGTTTCCTCGCTGTGGATTCCAGAGCGCATCCCGTCCGACCCGCTCGCCATGAGCCTCGGCCTGGACACCGAGACCGGGGACGAGGTCCTGATCCCGTTCGACGAACGGCTGTTGGTGTCCGGCGCCTCCGGCACCGGCAAGTCCTGGTCCTTCCGTCCCCTCATGGCCACCGCCCACCTGCGCGGCGACCTGCTCCTGATCGACGGCAAGGGCGAAGAGGCCAACATCTGGGAACCGGTCTGCCGCGTCGCCGTGGAACGCGACGACATCACCGACGCGGTGGACCAGGCGCACGCGGAGATGACCCGCCGCAAGACTGGCATGAAGGCGCGCGGGATCAGCGTGTGGGACGGTCCTCAGCTCACCGTCGTCGTCGACGAGGGACAGGTGATCCTCGCCCTGATCACCAAGGACAAGGACCGCCTACAGCGGCTGATCGAGCTGTCGTCTCTGGGGCGCTCGCGCGGTGTCGTCCTGTGGTGGGCGACGCAGTACCCGCTGACCGACGGCGGGGCGCCGGGCGTGCACAAGCTGATCGCACCGAACCTCCTCACCCGGTTCTCGCTGCGGGTGGCCGGCACAACACAGGCACAAGTCGCCCTGGACGACTGCGCGCACTACGCACCGCACCAGATCCCCGACGGCCGCGAGTACCGAGGCCACGGCTACCTCAAGGGCTACGGACCGCGCATGCTGCGCACCTGGACCCTCGACGACGCCGGCGTACGCGCCCTGCCCAAGTCGATCTGGTCTCCGGCCCAGGCCACGGGCGGACAGGTTCCGCGCCCGCCGCTGCACCTGGTCAAGAACACGCCCGCCGCGACCGGGGCGGCAACCAACCGGGACAAGGTGCTGGCCGCCGTGCACTCCGGGGCCCGCACCGCCAAGGACGTGGCCGACACGACCGGCCTCAACAAGGGCACCGTCTCCCGCGAGATCAAGACCCTCACCGAGAGCGGAGCCCTGCACCGGACCCCCGACGGCAGGCTCCTGCCAAGCCGGCAAGCGGCCTGA
- a CDS encoding DUF2637 domain-containing protein: MNAAHIRSAERALSAGTWLIVAGAMLYSILTVTPLASAHTPAQWAWTAPILPLVVDAAVVIVVRLDAVLARLGGNGGRWPIALRWMTGCMTLALNVADSALKNDLVGVAVHAVAPLLLIVTAETGLAYRRAITAAVVAWEAKEQAEREARERGAIERRDEVARRAREEREHAAALAREQREHEARMAREQAEREAAARREEREREEARERAECEQRERADREREQRERERERREREAAERAEREQRERVERERREQSEREERAARERAALLSAGPATEKLSEDDARAIVAAAHAEGMSVRTAAELCGWSVGWVSTRYAELRGPVNGVPVDLAGTGR, encoded by the coding sequence ATGAACGCCGCTCACATCCGTTCAGCTGAGCGGGCGTTGTCAGCCGGCACGTGGCTGATCGTGGCGGGCGCGATGCTCTACTCGATCCTCACCGTCACCCCGCTCGCCTCGGCCCACACGCCCGCCCAGTGGGCCTGGACGGCGCCGATTCTGCCGCTGGTGGTGGATGCGGCGGTGGTCATCGTGGTCCGGCTGGACGCGGTGCTGGCCCGGCTCGGGGGCAACGGCGGGCGGTGGCCCATCGCGCTGCGGTGGATGACCGGCTGCATGACTCTCGCCCTCAACGTGGCCGATTCCGCGCTGAAGAACGACCTGGTGGGTGTGGCCGTGCATGCGGTCGCCCCGCTGCTTTTGATCGTCACGGCGGAGACAGGACTCGCCTACCGGCGGGCCATCACAGCCGCCGTGGTTGCTTGGGAAGCCAAGGAGCAGGCCGAGCGGGAAGCCCGCGAACGGGGCGCGATCGAGCGGCGTGACGAGGTCGCACGGCGGGCCCGCGAGGAACGCGAGCACGCGGCGGCACTCGCCCGTGAACAGCGTGAGCACGAGGCCCGCATGGCCCGTGAACAGGCCGAGCGGGAGGCCGCAGCGCGGCGTGAGGAACGGGAGCGGGAAGAGGCGCGGGAGCGTGCCGAGTGCGAGCAGCGTGAACGTGCGGACCGGGAGCGTGAACAGCGTGAGCGGGAGCGTGAACGCCGTGAACGTGAGGCCGCCGAACGCGCGGAACGCGAGCAGCGGGAGCGTGTTGAGCGGGAGCGTCGTGAACAGAGCGAGCGGGAGGAGCGGGCGGCGCGTGAACGGGCCGCGCTGCTGTCCGCCGGTCCTGCCACGGAGAAGCTGTCCGAGGACGACGCCCGCGCGATCGTGGCCGCCGCGCACGCGGAGGGCATGTCGGTGCGCACGGCTGCGGAGTTGTGCGGCTGGTCGGTGGGCTGGGTCTCGACCCGCTACGCCGAACTGCGGGGCCCGGTCAACGGTGTTCCGGTCGATCTCGCCGGTACCGGCCGTTGA